Part of the Flavobacteriales bacterium genome, GGTTAAGGAAATTAGGACCAGTAATCGAAATCATGGCTGAGGCCGAAGAATTGATTGGTCACAAGAATGCTGTAAGTGTTAGATTGAAGACATTGTAATGTTTGATTTAGATAAAATAGTTAGAAGTAATATCAAAGCAGTTACTGCGTATTCGTCTGCTCGAGATGAATTTAGCGGTGAGGCTAAGATATGGCTTGATGCAAATGAAAATGCCTTGGGATCTGCCACGGATAAGAATTACAATCGATATCCTGACCCTGCACAATCTGCTATTAAAACTCGATTGAAAGCAATAAAAGGTGTTTCTGAAGATCAAATATTTTTAGGAAATGGAAGCGATGAGGCAATAGATCTTTTAGTCAGAGCTTTCTGCGAGCCGGGTCAGGATAACATAATTATCCTGCCTCCTACATATGGGATGTATACTGTGTCTGCCGCTATAAACAACGTTGAAGTAAAAGAAGTGCCTTTGACCGATTCGTTCGAATTAGATACAGAAAAAATTATTGATTCTATAGATTCAAAAACTAAACTTCTTTTTGTTTGTTCTCCGAATAATCCAACTGGAAATTGCCTTGCAAAGGAGTCTATTAAAATCTTGTTGAATAACTTCAATGGCTTGGTAGTTATTGACGAAGCATACATTGATTTTGAAGAGGATAAAAGTTGGTTGAAGGAATTAGATGCTTATTCAAACTTGGTGATAATGCAAACGTTTTCAAAAGCTTGGGGGTTAGCTGGAATTCGATTAGGAATGGCCTTTGCAAGCGAAGAAATTATCGATATTTTAAACAGAATTAAACCACCTTATAATATAAACCAAGTTACCCAGGATATTGCATTGGACGCGTTGTCAGAAGTAAATATTGCTAAGAAAAACGAGATGGTTGCATTTTTAAATGCAGAGAAATTATTATTGGGTCTTCAGCTTAGAAAAATAAGTCAGGTCCAAAAGGTTTATCCATCTGATTCTAACTTTTTACTTGTAAAAATGTATAATGCCAAATTGATTTACGATCAGTTGGTAAGCAATGAAATTGTGGTGAGAGATAGGTCAAAAGTTTTATTGTGTGATAACTGTTTAAGAATCACAATTGGAACAGAAGAAGAAAACGAAGCGCTTATAAACGCATTAGAAAATATTATATCATGAGTAAAAAAGTATTATTTATAGATAGAGATGGTACAATAATCCTTGAGCCGGCCGATGAGCAAATTGATGCTTTCGAAAAGCTTCGGTTTTATCCAGGCGTGATCAAGAACTTAGCATTTATTGCGAGCAACTTGGATTACGAGTTGGTGATGGTAAGTAATCAAGATGGATTGGGAACGGACTCTTTTCCAGAAGAGACATTCTGGCCGACACACAATTTGATTTTGGATATTTTGAAATCAGAAGGTATTGAGTTTTCAGAGATACTTATTGATAAATCTTTGCCTGCAGATAATGCTCCAACCCGGAAGCCAAGAACAGGAATGATGACGGCATATTTGGAAGGGGATTACGATTTAGCCAACTCTTTTGTAATTGGAGATCGAGCAACAGATGTAGAGCTTGCTAAAAATATGGGGACAGGCTCAATCTTTATTGGAGATCAAAACGATGAAGCCTCTCTGTCTACTAAA contains:
- the hisC gene encoding histidinol-phosphate transaminase, with amino-acid sequence MFDLDKIVRSNIKAVTAYSSARDEFSGEAKIWLDANENALGSATDKNYNRYPDPAQSAIKTRLKAIKGVSEDQIFLGNGSDEAIDLLVRAFCEPGQDNIIILPPTYGMYTVSAAINNVEVKEVPLTDSFELDTEKIIDSIDSKTKLLFVCSPNNPTGNCLAKESIKILLNNFNGLVVIDEAYIDFEEDKSWLKELDAYSNLVIMQTFSKAWGLAGIRLGMAFASEEIIDILNRIKPPYNINQVTQDIALDALSEVNIAKKNEMVAFLNAEKLLLGLQLRKISQVQKVYPSDSNFLLVKMYNAKLIYDQLVSNEIVVRDRSKVLLCDNCLRITIGTEEENEALINALENIIS